The following coding sequences are from one Eucalyptus grandis isolate ANBG69807.140 chromosome 11, ASM1654582v1, whole genome shotgun sequence window:
- the LOC104425055 gene encoding transcription factor JUNGBRUNNEN 1 codes for MEQRDSSDTRLHDKKKNKDDEEEVVLPGFRFYPTDEELVGFYLRRKVEKKPLKIEFIKQVDIYKYDPWDLHDVSKMGEKEGYFFCIRGRKYKNSIRPNRVTGSGFWKATGIDKPIYSGKYPHNCVGLKKTLVYYRGSAGRGTKTDWMMHEFRLPPVEKGGDLSDANDTVTEEAEVWTLCRIFKRISSSRKYIATTECKETTFKQSSINSCSKSSSFESEYGDQCLSFGSDHSAVQPSDQKPATRHVEQAQLSWVNHCHSIPQAPVATPCLSLWNLNGDDIFANGINWDELRSIVHEE; via the exons atggaacaACGAGATAGTAGTGATACAAGGTTACAtgacaagaagaagaacaaggatgatgaggaagaagtgGTGCTTCCCGGGTTCCGGTTTTACCCGACCGACGAAGAGCTTGTCGGGTTCTATCTTCGCCGGAAGGTGGAGAAGAAGCCTCTCAAGATCGAGTTCATCAAGCAGGTCGATATCTACAAGTACGATCCCTGGGATCTCCATG ATGTTAGCAAAATGGGAGAGAAAGAAGGCTACTTCTTCTGCATCAGAGGGAGGAAGTACAAAAACAGCATAAGGCCAAATAGAGTGACTGGATCCGGATTTTGGAAGGCCACGGGCATCGACAAGCCCATATATTCCGGTAAATATCCCCACAATTGCGTCGGCCTCAAGAAGACTCTTGTTTACTACCGCGGCTCGGCTGGCAGAGGTACCAAAACTGACTGGATGATGCACGAGTTCCGGCTGCCGCCTGTGGAGAAAGGCGGTGATCTATCAGATGCAAATGACACAGTCACTGAAGAAGCA GAAGTATGGACGCTTTGCAGAATTTTCAAACGCATATCCTCTAGCAGAAAATACATTGCAACAACAGAATGCAAAGAGACCACCTTCAAGCAGAGCTCAATCAATTCGTGTTCTAAATCGAGCAGCTTCGAATCTGAGTACGGAGACCAATGCCTGAGTTTTGGATCGGACCATTCGGCCGTCCAACCAAGCGACCAAAAGCCAGCGACCCGCCATGTTGAGCAAGCACAGCTCTCATGGGTCAACCATTGCCATTCCATCCCTCAGGCCCCTGTGGCGACGCCATGCTTGAGCCTTTGGAATCTAAATGGAGACGATATTTTCGCGAACGGAATAAACTGGGATGAACTGAGATCGATAGTTCACGAAGAGTGA